In Ischnura elegans chromosome 9, ioIscEleg1.1, whole genome shotgun sequence, the following proteins share a genomic window:
- the LOC124164946 gene encoding uncharacterized protein LOC124164946, which translates to MAEARAEIIGAPDLHLKSGSTLRLSCVLRQSTEPPVYVFWYHDDRMINYDRERGVSVEAERFGSALVVREARRVDSGNYTCVPSNARPASVNVHVLNGEKPAAMQHGSRSGSGPGRGIAPGAWLLAASAALPAAASAYLLLTTSCPHAPVLADAPAPGAKRKAEDGGGGGGEEGQRGQ; encoded by the exons ATGGCTG AGGCTCGAGCGGAGATAATCGGCGCGCCGGACCTCCACCTGAAGAGCGGTAGTACGCTGCGGTTGTCGTGCGTGCTGCGGCAGAGCACGGAGCCGCCCGTGTACGTGTTCTGGTACCACGACGACCGCATGATCAACTACGACCGGGAGCGCGGGGTGTCCGTGGAGGCGGAGCGGTTCGGCAGCGCCCTCGTGGTGCGGGAGGCGCGGCGCGTGGACTCGGGGAACTACACGTGCGTGCCGTCCAACGCGCGGCCCGCCTCTGTCAACGTCCACGTGCTCAACG GTGAGAAGCCGGCGGCAATGCAGCACGGCAGCAGGAGCGGGTCTGGCCCGGGGCGGGGAATCGCCCCGGGCGCCTGGCTCCTCGCCGCCTCTGCCGCCTTGCCCGCCGCAGCATCCGCCTACCTGCTGTTGACCACCTCCTGCCCCCACGCCCCCGTCCTGGCAGACGCGCCGGCCCCCGGGGCGAAGAGGAAAGCGGAAGACGGGGGCGGTGGGGGAGGCGAagaggggcagagggggcag